The Candidatus Nitrosopumilus sp. SW genomic sequence TGAGGGCTGCAAAATCAGAAATTGATGGAGGAATTGTAGCCATAGGAAATGCACCTACAGCCCTACAAGAGGTGATAAAAATGGTAAAAGAAGGGGTTGTCAAGCCTGCACTCATCATAGGGATTCCAGTAGGTTTCATTTGTGCTGCAGAATCAAAGGAAGAATTATCTAAATTAGAGGAAGTTCCATTTATCACAAATTTAGGAAGAAAAGGTGGTAGTTCTTCAGCTTCTGCAATAATTAATGCAATTTTCAAGTTAATTCGAGCAGAATCAGCTTCTTGAGTACTTTATACAGTTTTTAACAAAGTCTCTTGCATAATTAGAACTATCAAAATAAAGATGGCCATATGAGGCAAGAGAATTGTATTGAATTAATCCATCTTTGTGATTCTTTATTCCGTCACCAATTTCTAACTCATAAGCAAACTTTGAGTCAGAAGATACAGAATCTAATTTAGAATAATGAAATTCATGACCTTGAATACCATGTGGTTTTTCAGAAATTATTGAATGATTAATTTTTCCTTTAGTATAATTTAGTTTCATCCGTTTTGTCATAGAAGTTTCTGCATCAAAGATACCAACCATTTTATGTTTTTTATTTTCTGATGAAATGGATTTTGTAAGATACATTAATCCTCCACATTCTGCATAAATTGGATGATTGTCTTCAGCAAGATTTTTGATAAGTTTTTTCATAGTTTGATTTTTTGCTAATTTTGATCCTAAAATTTCTGGGAATCCACCACCAATGTATAATCCATCACATTTGGGAATTCTTTTGTCATTTACAGGACTAAAAAACTTCAAGGATGCGCCTTCTCTTCGAAGAGATTCTAAATTATCTTGATAATAGAAATTAAATGATGTATCTAATGCTACTGCAATTGTTGTTTTTTGTTTTTTGTAAGTAGGTTTTGAGATTCTTTGAAGTTCAGAAGTATTTTTTGAGATTTTTATAATTTGTTGAATGTCTAAATTTTTTGAAATTATTTTTGAGATTTTTTGAATTTTAGCATATAGTGTTTTGCTATCTAAAGTAGAGAACAATCCCAAATGTCTTGAGTCTAGGCTAAGAAGAGGGTCTTTTGGTATTATGCCTACTATTGGAAGTTTTGTTTTTAGTAGAGCTTGCCTACATAAATTTTCATGTTTTTTACTTCCTATTTTATTAAGAATAATGGCTGAAATTCTAGAATTTCTATGAAATTTTTGAAATCCTAATGCAGTTGCAGCAATAGAGCGAGCAGTTTTACTGGCATCAAGAATCAAAATTACAGGTGATTTTGTTATAGAAGATACATGATGTGTACTAGCATAGTTTGAGTCACCGCCAAACCCATCATAGAATCCCATTACACCTTCAATTACAGATACATTGGATTTTGAGTTTGAAATAAAACTAGACAACAAATGATTTTTTCCCATTAACCAAACATCCAAGTTGAATGTTTCATTTTTAGAAATACTTGAAAGATAACTTGGATCTATATAATCAGGACCTACTTTGAATGGTTGAACAGAAAGTCCTTGTTTTTGAAGTGCATGTATTATTGAACATGTTATGGATGTTTTTCCAACTCCACTACTGGCACCTGCTAAAACAATTCTTGGAATTTTCAATTGCATGAATACCATTATTTTTTTATTTAAATCGATGTATTTAGAAAATACTCAATGTTTTTAGTTAGATAATCAAATTGAATATCATGAGCGGGGGTTTAACAATTGTTTACACTGGAAAGGGTAAAGGTAAAACAACTGCAGCGTTGGGACTAGCATTAAGAGCATCAGGTTATGATAAAAAGATCTGCATGATCCAATTTATCAAAGGTTCATGGCATTATGGGGAAATGGATTCAACAAAAAAACTCGAACCAGGATTTGAGATGGTTGCAGTTGGAAAAGGATTTGTAGGAATTATTGATGACAAAAGCCCAAAAGAAGATCATGAAAAAGTTGCCAAAGAAGCAATTAAAATCAGTAATGAAAAAATTCAATCAGGAAAATATGATATTGTGATTTTAGATGAAATCAACTATGCAGTAAATTTGAACTTGATTGCTGTAGATGATGTGTTAAAATTGATAAAATCAAAGCCGGAGAACATAGATTTGGTTCTAACAGGAAATTATGCAAAAGAAGAAGTAATAGAAATTGCAGATCTAGTCACAGAAATGAAGGAGGTTAAGCATCCATTTCAGAAAGGAATCAAAGCAAAGAAAGGGATAGATTTCTAGCCAGCAACATTAATTTACACAGTTAGGAGTTTTAGAAGAAATGTCTACAGAAGTTCAAGAGATGCCTGAACAGGGAGAAATTGTTCTTGCCACAGTAACTAAAGTCATGGATCATGGCGCATATGTTACACTAGATGAATATGATAATTTACAAGGATTTTTACATATTTCAGAGATTGCTCCAGGTTGGATAAGATCAGTTAATAGATTTGTAAAAGATGGAGAGAAGAAAGTCCTTCTTGTAAAAAAAGTAAATCCACAAAGAGGTGATATTGATCTTTCATTGAAACAAGTTTCAAAAGATCAGAAAAAACAAAAACTAAAAGAAGTTAAAAAATTTGAGAAAGGAAAAACTCTATTACAGAATGTTCAAGAAAAAGCAAAATTATCCGATGAGGATGTTGAAAAACTAGAAGACAGTATTTATTCAAAATATGATTCAGTATATGATGCATTCATTGATATTGGAAGAAATGGAATTAATTCAGTCAAGGAGTTAAAGATTCCAAAGAAAACTGCAACTGTTATTGAAGAAATTTGTTCAAAAATCAAACTTCCATCTGTAGAAATTAGAGGAATTATGGAGATTACAAATTCAAAATCAGATGGGATTGAAATTATTAAGAAAACTCTTTTAGATGAATTAAAAAAAGACTCTACGATAGATATAACATATTTGGGTGCACCAAAATACAGGTTATCAATAACTTCAGAAGATTTTAAATCTGCAGAAAAGTCATTAAAACCAATAATTGCAGATATCCAATCTAACATAGAAAAGAAAAAAGGATCATTCAAATTCACTAGAGAAGAGTCAAAGAAAACTCGAGAGAATTAAAATGCGATTTCAATTAAGAAAATGTACCAAATGTTTTCAATATACACTTAAAGAAAAATGTCCCAAATGTAATGAACAAACAGTTTCTGCACATCCAGCAAAGTTTTCACCTGATGATAAATACATGAGATATAGATTAGCTGAAAGATACAATTAAAAAATTAATCTAATGGGACATAATCTTTGTTAATTTCATAAATGAAAATGCCTATAACAGCTTCACCCTTTGATGCATCGTAACTTGGTGAAGAGTAAACTAGTCTTAATGGACCATCACCATCCTGAGGAAATTTTATATCTTTTTCATAAATTGCAGTAAAACCAGGTTGATATGATAATGATTGTTGGTTTGTTTGGAAATTAACATAGCCTAGTAAATTAAATGGAATCATTTTTCCTAGTAAGGTGTTATTCCAAAAATGATCGGTTCCACTAATACCGTCATTCTGAAGGTGTTTATCCAAAGGTTCACCTGCTATTCTCATAAACCATTGTTTCTTTGATTCATCACCACCTCCATCCAAAATATAGAGGGGTTGATTTTCATTTCCATCAAGAGTCAACCTTTGTCCAGCTACAAAAATTACAAAATAATCTGCTTCCATCTCTTGTAACATTCTCCAACTCTCATTAGGGGAAGAAAGGAAAATCTTTGCAATTTTCTCAATTATCCAAGTATGAATTGTTGAATTATCAGCCAAAGTAGCTCTGTCAGATTTTGTTTGAATCCAATATCCATAATCCCACCACGATGCAACAACAGAATTTGTAGGAGTATTATTTTTGATCCAGTCTAAAGAATCATTCCAGTCATTAGTAGTTACAGCATAAGTTGTTCCACCATTAAGCATGGTGAATGGATTATCACCAACTTGAAATACATTTAGAGGTGAGGCAGAAGTTAGTGGAAGAATTAATAATATTATGACTCCAATTCCAAAAGATAGTTGTAAAACTATATTTTTTAAATTATTAAATTTAGTTGTATTTGAAAAGAATAATTTACATAGAATTGATATTCCTAATGAAGCCAATATTATAACAGATAATGAAGCAAATACTTCTAATCTAAGAAATGCAGATGCAATATAAACACCAGTAATTCCTAGAATTAATGAAAAAGATTTCATGTCATTTTGAATAGTCAAGTATTTAGAATTTTTTAACAACATCCAAATTCCAATAGCAGAAAAAATCATCAGAACTGAATGGAATAAGAAGGAATTTTGAAGCGTAGTAGTGGCATGTTCAGAAACTGAATCGACTAATGCATCATCTGTTGTCAAAAATGGATTTATTGCATTAAGATATCTATGAGATGGTAGTTGAATGAATTCTTCTGATGAGTTCATCACAAGAAAAGTTGAGGCAACGATTAGAAAAGATGCAAGAAAGATCAAGCCATTCCGCATTTTATGTTTTTCATTACTTTTAATTTGAATAATTATGCACAATACAAGAAAAATTGTTGGTAGAAGTAATGCAAATCCACCCAACCCCACTAAGAAATTAGATGTAATTCTTTCAAAGCCTAGAGAGGTAGCAGTTGCAGATAAACTGAAAATTGGAATAGCCCATATCAAAAATTTATGATCTTTTCGTAAGAAAGGTAAAGTTAGGAAAAAAATACCCAGAGGAATTATGAAAAATTGGTTTCCACCCCATGCAGATAAACTCAATATTATAAAAAATCCACTAGAAATAAGTTTAGGTATAGCAATCTTTTGATTTTTTGAATTAATTCCACTTAAGAGAAGGTACAGAGATAAAATAGCAAAAAACAAACCAAGTGGTTCAGATTTAAACCATCCAATAGCACCCCTTGTTAAAATCGGAATAGATATTGAGAATAATAATGCAGATAATAATCCAGCAGAAGTTCCAGCGATTACTCTAACTAATGCAAAAATGACTATAGTTGTCAAAGAACCAAAAATTGCAGGAAAAATGATTGTGAAATCATATAGATTTCCTCCACCGCCAAAAATCCAATAAGTTATAGCAGCAGTAAGATGTAATGCTACTTGTGAAGTTTCAGATACATCTCTACCAATTGGATGCCAACTTAATTCATCATTCCATTCAAAATATGCATCAATTCCATTGTTAACTAAATATTCAGTAGATCTATAATTGAAAAAAGGATCAAATTCATGCAGTTCCCAACCCCATTCTGCAGGTTGAGAACGTACCAAAAAAGAGATTGAAAAAGATAATGAAAGAATGCCAATTACTAATAGATGATTCAATTTAAAATCAAAATTTCCAATCGATATTAAAGTAGAATTAGAATTCAACATTTTTCAACATAAAACTAGGCTTATTACTCTTTATATGAAAATATTATTTATTAGAAATTTTTCTTATTGAGGAGAATATCTTCCCGTTAATTTTGTTTCAGCAATAATATGATCTTTTATAGAATTTTCAAGATCTGATTTGGTTGAACCTTTACTTAGTTCAAGCATAATATCAAGTGCATATAATTTGAAGACGTAAGTATGTTCTTTGTCAGGAGGAGCTGGACCACCATAACCAATTTCTCCAAAGTCAGTTTTTCCTTCAATGGAATTTTCAGGTATAGAGTTTTCGTCAATTTTTTTGATATCGCTAGGAATATTCCATAAGACCCAGTGTACCCAAACTTTTCCAACTGCTCCCATCGCATCAGGATCATCCATAATTAAAGCCAGAGATTTAGTTGATTCTGGAACGTCACTAATAATTAAGGAGGGGCTAACATTTCCATTTTTGTAACCAAATTTTTTTGGTATTGTTTCACCATTTTTAAAAGATGAGCTTTCTAATTTCATATTTTTAATGAGTTTAAAGCTTCAAGTTAAATTTTTCTAAGATTCTAAAATTATTTTATCGTTAGAAAAAGACAGTATTGAACCTCCAACATGTTTAATTTGCTTTTTTAGTTCTTTATCCATTGTACCAATAATAGATTTTTTGGATTTTGTAAATTCTATTAATTCTTTATCTGCAAAGGAACCTGATAGTGGAATTGTTTTAAAATTTTTGATAAAATCTAATGTTTTTTCAATATCATATTTTTTTTCAGGAATTTTTTGTAATTTCAATAGTTCCGTTTTTACAACTTCAGGAACAACAAAAGAAATAATACCTATTTCCACATCAAGGTTATCAATATTTTTTATTCTTCTAGTAGCAAGATTAATGAGAAAACTAGTATCACAGATAACTTCAACCAACTATTCCTGCACCAATTAGTCTCCATCGTTCATCAATTCTTCTACTTAGTGCAACATTTCCACCTTCAAAAATGCATGCAGGTCTTCTTAATTCAATCTCTACATTTTTTGATTTCACTTTAGATACTTTACCTAATAATGGAGCAGTACCAATGTTTACTCTTAGTAGCTCACCTGGTTGTATTGGTTGAACTTTAATATCTTCAGTAGTTCCTACTGCTGAATCAAACAATGTCACATCTAGTTTCAACTGTGTAGAATTTTCAGGTAGTGTTCCGGGTTTTCCAATAACTGAGCCAATGAATGAATCACTACGAGTCATTGAAGGATCTAGTTTAGTACCAATAGCAACCAATCCACCAGGTTTTACTGATTCAACAATTCCTGCAGCAGTTCCCAAAGAAGTAATTTCTGTAATTAATGGTTCATAGATTTTTTTCTTTTCATTTAAGATTCCAGGCTTGATTTCAATTTCATCACCTATGTTAAAAACACCTTGAGTTAAGCTGCCGCCAATAACACCTCCTTTGATATTTTTTAATTTAGTTCCTGGTTTGTTAACATCAAATGAACGTAAAACATGCATGACTGTATCTTGTTTCTCATCTCTTTCAGGAGTTTTGATATTAGATTCTATTGAACCAATTAATGCATCAATGTTTAAGCCAGATTGAGCGGAGATTGGAATGATTGGTGCTTTTGCAGCATGAGTTCCTTTGACAAATTTTGTAATATCTTGATAATTTGTAAGTGCTTCTTTGTAAGACAACAGATCAACTTTATTTTGAACAACTACAATTTGTTGAATTCCAAGTGTTTGTAATGCTAGAAGATGTTCTTTTGTTTGGGGTTTTGGAACTTTTTCGTTTGCTGCAACCAATAATAATGCACCATCCATTAATGCAGAACCAGATAACATGTTTGCCATCAAACTTTCGTGTCCTGGACTATCAACAAAGCTAACAACTCGAGATAATTCACTTTCTCCTCCACAATTGTTACATTTTGGTGTTGTAGAATATCCTAATGGTTCTTCACAGTTTTTACATTTGTAAAATGCTGCATCAGAATAACCAACTCTAATTGTAATTCCACGTTTTAGTTCTTGACTATGAACACTTGTCCACGAACCAGTTAATGCTTGGATGAGAGTAGTTTTTCCATGATCTACATGACCTGCGGTTCCAATGTTAACACATGGTTGATATCCATATTTTTCAATATACCAATCAGGAAGTGTATCTCTCCAATGCATGAGTCAAAATGTAGAATCGGTATATGTTAAGTTATTCTTTTTTATCTTCAGATTTTTCTTCTGTAGACTCTGCTGCATCTTCTGCAGGAGTTTCAACAGGTAATTCACCATCAAATTTACAATTAATTTGATAAATTTCTTCAGAGATAGTATTTCCGCGCATTAATTTTCTTACTCTTTGTCCTTTCTCTGCATCTTGCAAACCTACACCTTTAGAAAGTAGAACATATTTTCTTGCAGCCCCATGAATGTCGTTTCTCATTGGAACACCAGATTTGTCACTGCCTCCAGTAAGTTTTAGTTTTCCATTTAGACCAACAACAGAAGCATCAGTTTCATGTCCTAATTCAAGACCCAAAAGTGGATTGGCATCGCTATCTTTGAGTTCTTTTGACATTGATTTTCCTTTAATGTCGGAAATGGTTATCTTGAAGTTTGCCAAGTATTCGAAAAAAATCTAAAACGACTAATTAACCTTTGGACATTATTTTTAAATTAATAATAACAAAGATGTGCATGGCTGAAGATATACGATGTCCTAAATGCGATAATAAGATGGTGGACATGCAAGCCTGTCACATGTTTTGCCCAAATTGTGGATCACATCTAGATTGCTCAGATAAAGGAAATTTTTGGTAGATTACAGTCCAGGTCTATCAGGAATATATTCAGAAGACATGTTAATTGCTTGATCTTTCATGATTTCAAGATATGTATCATAATCTGCTTCAAAATTACAATGAGGGCATTTTACATTTGTTACATTATCATCCAAAACTGCAACTTTTTCACA encodes the following:
- a CDS encoding RNA-protein complex protein Nop10, yielding MRFQLRKCTKCFQYTLKEKCPKCNEQTVSAHPAKFSPDDKYMRYRLAERYN
- a CDS encoding zinc-domain-containing protein; this translates as MDARCPECEKVAVLDDNVTNVKCPHCNFEADYDTYLEIMKDQAINMSSEYIPDRPGL
- a CDS encoding STT3 domain-containing protein is translated as MNSNSTLISIGNFDFKLNHLLVIGILSLSFSISFLVRSQPAEWGWELHEFDPFFNYRSTEYLVNNGIDAYFEWNDELSWHPIGRDVSETSQVALHLTAAITYWIFGGGGNLYDFTIIFPAIFGSLTTIVIFALVRVIAGTSAGLLSALLFSISIPILTRGAIGWFKSEPLGLFFAILSLYLLLSGINSKNQKIAIPKLISSGFFIILSLSAWGGNQFFIIPLGIFFLTLPFLRKDHKFLIWAIPIFSLSATATSLGFERITSNFLVGLGGFALLLPTIFLVLCIIIQIKSNEKHKMRNGLIFLASFLIVASTFLVMNSSEEFIQLPSHRYLNAINPFLTTDDALVDSVSEHATTTLQNSFLFHSVLMIFSAIGIWMLLKNSKYLTIQNDMKSFSLILGITGVYIASAFLRLEVFASLSVIILASLGISILCKLFFSNTTKFNNLKNIVLQLSFGIGVIILLILPLTSASPLNVFQVGDNPFTMLNGGTTYAVTTNDWNDSLDWIKNNTPTNSVVASWWDYGYWIQTKSDRATLADNSTIHTWIIEKIAKIFLSSPNESWRMLQEMEADYFVIFVAGQRLTLDGNENQPLYILDGGGDESKKQWFMRIAGEPLDKHLQNDGISGTDHFWNNTLLGKMIPFNLLGYVNFQTNQQSLSYQPGFTAIYEKDIKFPQDGDGPLRLVYSSPSYDASKGEAVIGIFIYEINKDYVPLD
- a CDS encoding S6e family ribosomal protein, producing the protein MANFKITISDIKGKSMSKELKDSDANPLLGLELGHETDASVVGLNGKLKLTGGSDKSGVPMRNDIHGAARKYVLLSKGVGLQDAEKGQRVRKLMRGNTISEEIYQINCKFDGELPVETPAEDAAESTEEKSEDKKE
- the cobO gene encoding cob(I)yrinic acid a,c-diamide adenosyltransferase, with the translated sequence MSGGLTIVYTGKGKGKTTAALGLALRASGYDKKICMIQFIKGSWHYGEMDSTKKLEPGFEMVAVGKGFVGIIDDKSPKEDHEKVAKEAIKISNEKIQSGKYDIVILDEINYAVNLNLIAVDDVLKLIKSKPENIDLVLTGNYAKEEVIEIADLVTEMKEVKHPFQKGIKAKKGIDF
- a CDS encoding PIN domain-containing protein, coding for MVEVICDTSFLINLATRRIKNIDNLDVEIGIISFVVPEVVKTELLKLQKIPEKKYDIEKTLDFIKNFKTIPLSGSFADKELIEFTKSKKSIIGTMDKELKKQIKHVGGSILSFSNDKIILES
- a CDS encoding cobyrinate a,c-diamide synthase, with the protein product MKIPRIVLAGASSGVGKTSITCSIIHALQKQGLSVQPFKVGPDYIDPSYLSSISKNETFNLDVWLMGKNHLLSSFISNSKSNVSVIEGVMGFYDGFGGDSNYASTHHVSSITKSPVILILDASKTARSIAATALGFQKFHRNSRISAIILNKIGSKKHENLCRQALLKTKLPIVGIIPKDPLLSLDSRHLGLFSTLDSKTLYAKIQKISKIISKNLDIQQIIKISKNTSELQRISKPTYKKQKTTIAVALDTSFNFYYQDNLESLRREGASLKFFSPVNDKRIPKCDGLYIGGGFPEILGSKLAKNQTMKKLIKNLAEDNHPIYAECGGLMYLTKSISSENKKHKMVGIFDAETSMTKRMKLNYTKGKINHSIISEKPHGIQGHEFHYSKLDSVSSDSKFAYELEIGDGIKNHKDGLIQYNSLASYGHLYFDSSNYARDFVKNCIKYSRS
- a CDS encoding translation initiation factor IF-2 subunit alpha gives rise to the protein MSTEVQEMPEQGEIVLATVTKVMDHGAYVTLDEYDNLQGFLHISEIAPGWIRSVNRFVKDGEKKVLLVKKVNPQRGDIDLSLKQVSKDQKKQKLKEVKKFEKGKTLLQNVQEKAKLSDEDVEKLEDSIYSKYDSVYDAFIDIGRNGINSVKELKIPKKTATVIEEICSKIKLPSVEIRGIMEITNSKSDGIEIIKKTLLDELKKDSTIDITYLGAPKYRLSITSEDFKSAEKSLKPIIADIQSNIEKKKGSFKFTREESKKTREN
- a CDS encoding translation initiation factor IF-2 subunit gamma, which codes for MHWRDTLPDWYIEKYGYQPCVNIGTAGHVDHGKTTLIQALTGSWTSVHSQELKRGITIRVGYSDAAFYKCKNCEEPLGYSTTPKCNNCGGESELSRVVSFVDSPGHESLMANMLSGSALMDGALLLVAANEKVPKPQTKEHLLALQTLGIQQIVVVQNKVDLLSYKEALTNYQDITKFVKGTHAAKAPIIPISAQSGLNIDALIGSIESNIKTPERDEKQDTVMHVLRSFDVNKPGTKLKNIKGGVIGGSLTQGVFNIGDEIEIKPGILNEKKKIYEPLITEITSLGTAAGIVESVKPGGLVAIGTKLDPSMTRSDSFIGSVIGKPGTLPENSTQLKLDVTLFDSAVGTTEDIKVQPIQPGELLRVNIGTAPLLGKVSKVKSKNVEIELRRPACIFEGGNVALSRRIDERWRLIGAGIVG
- a CDS encoding YbhB/YbcL family Raf kinase inhibitor-like protein, giving the protein MKLESSSFKNGETIPKKFGYKNGNVSPSLIISDVPESTKSLALIMDDPDAMGAVGKVWVHWVLWNIPSDIKKIDENSIPENSIEGKTDFGEIGYGGPAPPDKEHTYVFKLYALDIMLELSKGSTKSDLENSIKDHIIAETKLTGRYSPQ